A window from Centropristis striata isolate RG_2023a ecotype Rhode Island chromosome 4, C.striata_1.0, whole genome shotgun sequence encodes these proteins:
- the LOC131970214 gene encoding extracellular calcium-sensing receptor-like, translated as MDGDYVTGGIFSIHNYMHTVKTNYTYMPEPLRCKGSIDPSELRFSRAMIFAIEEINNSTELLPGIRLGYQIYDSCASVPVAVHVAFQLSNGLDPVFYTGDNCSQSGMVMAVVGESGSTSSISMSRIIGPFNIPQVSHFATCACLSDKQQYPSFFRTIPSDQFQADALAKLVKHFGWTWIGAVRSDSDYGNNGMASFLAAARREGICVEYSEAFYRTNPRSRIQRVADVIRRSTAMVVVAFTSPGDLRILLEELSLEPSPPRQWIGSEAWVTDPDMLRFSFCAGAIGFGIEQSVIPGLRDFLLDLSPSKVAASPLLTEFWEDAFNCRLRKRADTNERVCDGSEEIKTLQTPYTDTSQLRITNMVYKAVYAIAYAIHNAVCQETNSTTHCDKFTRIESEEVLMQLKKVHFSQNGYDVSFDANGDPVAKYELVNWQKTESGNIELVTVGHYDASLPVGREFRVNRNLTWVEGSTQVPVSVCSDSCPPGTRKVLQKGKPICCYDCLPCPEGEISKATDSSDCLPCLKEFWPNADRDTCLPKPVEFLSFNEVLGIILAAFSVGGACLAIITAAVFYRHRTSPIVRANNSELSFLLLFSLTLCFLCSLTFIGAPSEWSCMLRHTAFGITFVLCMSCVLGKTIVVLMAFRATLPGSNVMKWFGPPQQRMTVVSFTFIQVIICTIWLVLSPPFPMKNLTTYKERIILECALGSAVGFWAVLGYIGLLAVFCFVLAVLARKLPDNFNEAKLITFSMLIFCAVWITFIPAYVSSPGKFTVAVEIFAILASSFGLILCIFAPKCFIILFKPEKNTKKHLMNKNQS; from the exons ATGGATGGTGACTACGTCACTGGTGGTATTTTCTCTATACATAACTACATGCACACAGTGAAGACTAACTACACCTACATGCCTGAGCCACTAAGGTGCAAAGGGAG CATTGACCCCAGTGAACTGCGCTTCTCACGCGCAATGATCTTCGCCATCGAGGAGATTAACAACAGCACGGAGCTGCTGCCGGGCATCAGACTCGGTTATCAGATCTACGACTCGTGCGCCTCGGTGCCCGTGGCGGTGCATGTGGCATTCCAGCTTTCAAACGGCCTGGACCCGGTGTTTTACACCGGCGACAACTGCTCACAGTCTGGTATGGTGATGGCAGTTGTTGGTGAGTCTGGGTCCACGTCATCCATCAGCATGTCGCGCATCATCGGGCCTTTTAACATCCCTCAA gTGAGCCACTTTGCCACTTGTGCATGCCTGTCTGATAAGCAGCAGTACCCGAGTTTCTTCAGAACAATCCCAAGTGACCAGTTCCAGGCTGACGCGCTGGCCAAGCTGGTCAAACACTTTGGCTGGACTTGGATAGGTGCTGTCCGGTCGGATTCAGATTATGGCAATAATGGCATGGCGTCTTTCCTGGCCGCAGCACGCAGAGAGGGGATCTGTGTGGAATACTCTGAAGCTTTCTATCGGACCAACCCACGTAGCAGGATCCAGAGAGTAGCTGACGTTATCCGCAG GTCAACAGCTATGGTTGTTGTGGCATTTACATCCCCTGGAGATCTGAGGATTCTGCTAGAGGAGCTTTCTCTTGAGCCATCTCCACCTCGCCAGTGGATAGGCAGTGAGGCCTGGGTAACAGACCCAGACATGCTGAGGTTCAGCTTCTGTGCTGGAGCTATTGGATTTGGCATTGAGCAATCAGTCATCCCAGGTCTGAGAGACTTCCTGCTGGACCTCTCTCCCTCTAAAGTGGCTGCCTCTCCACTGCTCACTGAGTTCTGGGAGGATGCATTCAACTGCAGGCTGAGAAAAA GGGCAGACACAAACGAGAGAGTGTGTGATGGAAGTGAAGAGATAAAGACGCTCCAGACTCCATACACTGACACATCTCAGCTCCGGATCACTAACATGGTATACAAGGCTGTTTATGCAATAGCATATGCCATTCATAATGCAGTGTGTCAGGAAACAAATTCTACAACTCACTGTGACAAATTCACCAGGATAGAATCTGAAGAg GTTCTTATGCAGTTAAAGAAAGTACATTTTTCGCAAAATGGTTATGATGTGTCATTTGATGCCAACGGGGATCCTGTGGCCAAATATGAGCTGGTGAACTGGCAAAAAACTGAGAGTGGCAACATCGAGTTGGTGACAGTCGGACACTACGATGCATCACTGCCGGTGGGCAGAGAGTTCCGTGTCAACAGGAACCTAACCTGGGTGGAAGGCAGCACACAA GTACCTGTGtcagtgtgctctgacagctgtcctCCAGGAACTCGTAAagtgctgcagaaaggaaaaccCATCTGCTGTTATGATTGTTTACCATGTCCTGAGGGAGAGATTAGCAAAGCTAcag attCCTCTGATTGTCTCCCATGCCTCAAGGAGTTCTGGCCTAATGCAGATAGGGACACGTGTCTCCCCAAGCCTGTAGAGTTTCTTTCCTTCAACGAGGTCCTAGGAATCATCCTGGCTGCATTCTCAGTTGGTGGTGCCTGTCTTGCCATTATAACAGCGGCTGTGTTCTATCGTCACAGGACATCCCCGATTGTCAGGGCCAACAACTCTGAGctgagcttcctgctgctcttctctctgactctgtgtttcttatgttcattaactttcattggAGCGCCCTCTGAGTGGTCCTGCATGCTGCGCCACACAGCATTTGGGATCACCTTTGTCCTCTGTATGTCTTGTGTTCTTGGAAAAACAATAGTGGTGTTAATGGCCTTCAGAGCTACACTCCCAGGAAGCAATGTGATGAAATGGTTTGGCCCTCCACAGCAAAGAATGACTGTAGTGTCTTTCACGTTCATTCAAGTTATAATATGTACTATTTGGTTGGTTCTTAGTCCTCCATTTCCAATGAAAAACCTCACAACATACAAGGAGAGGATCATCCTGGAGTGTGCATTAGGCTCAGCTGTTGGGTTCTGGGCTGTGCTCGGGTACATCGGCCTGCTGGCTGTCTTTTGCTTTGTGTTAGCTGTCCTGGCTCGGAAACTACCTGATAATTTTAATGAAGCCAAGCTGATCACCTTCAGCATGCTGATATTCTGTGCAGTGTGGATCACCTTTATCCCTGCATATGTCAGCTCTCCTGGGAAATTCACTGTGGCTGTGGAGATATTTGCCATTCTGGCCTCCAGTTTTGGACtaatattgtgtatatttgcTCCAAAGTGTTTCATCATATTATTTAAGCCAGAGAAGAACACTAAGAagcatttaatgaacaaaaatcAATCCTGA
- the LOC131970206 gene encoding extracellular calcium-sensing receptor-like: MDGDYVTGGIFSIHYYMHTVKTNYTYMPEPLRCKGSIDPRELRFSRAMIFAIEEINNSTELLPGIRLGYQIYDSCASVPVAVHVAFQLSNGLDPVFYTGDNCSQSGMVMAVVGESGSTPSISMSRIIGPFNIPQVSHFATCACLSDKQQYPSFFRTIPSDQFQADALAKLVKHFGWTWIGAVRSDSDYGNNGMASFLAAARREGICVEYSEAFYRTNPRSRIQRVADVIRRSTAMVVVAFTSPGDLRILLEELSLEPSPPRQWIGSEAWVTDPDMLRFSFCAGAIGFGIEQSVIPGLRDFLLDLSPSKVAASPLLTEFWEDAFNCRLRKRADTNERVCDGSEEIKTLQTPYTDTSQLRITNMVYKAVYAIAYAIHNAVCQETNSTTHCDKFTRIESEEVLMQLKKVHFSQNGYDVSFDANGDPVAKYELVNWQKTESGNIELVTVGHYDASLPVGREFRINRNLTWVEGSTQVPVSVCSDSCPPGTRKVLQKGKPICCYDCLPCPEGEISKATDSSDCLPCLKEFWPNADRDTCLPKPVEFLSFNEVLGIILAAFSVGGACLAIITAAVFYRHRTSPIVRANNSELSFLLLFSLTLCFLCSLTFIGAPSEWSCMLRHTAFGITFVLCMSCVLGKTIVVLMAFRATLPGSNVMKWFGPPQQRMTVVSFTFIQVIICTIWLVLSPPFPVKNLTTYKERIILECALGSAVGFWAVLGYIGLLAVFCFVLAVLARKLPDNFNEAKLITFSMLIFCAVWITFIPAYVSSPGKFTVAVEIFAILASSFGLILCIFAPKCFIILFKPEKNTKKHLMNKNQS, from the exons ATGGATGGTGACTACGTCACTGGTGGTATTTTCTCTATACATTACTACATGCACACAGTGAAGACTAACTACACCTACATGCCTGAGCCACTAAGGTGCAAAGGGAG CATTGACCCCCGTGAACTGCGCTTCTCACGCGCAATGATCTTCGCCATCGAGGAGATTAACAACAGCACGGAGCTGCTGCCGGGCATCAGACTCGGTTATCAGATCTACGACTCGTGCGCCTCGGTGCCCGTGGCAGTGCATGTGGCATTCCAGCTTTCAAACGGCCTGGACCCGGTGTTTTACACCGGCGACAACTGCTCACAGTCTGGTATGGTGATGGCAGTTGTTGGTGAGTCTGGGTCCACGCCATCCATCAGCATGTCGCGCATCATTGGGCCTTTTAACATCCCTCAA gTGAGCCACTTTGCCACTTGTGCATGCCTGTCTGATAAGCAGCAGTACCCGAGTTTCTTCAGAACAATCCCAAGTGACCAGTTCCAGGCTGACGCGCTGGCCAAGCTGGTCAAACACTTTGGCTGGACTTGGATAGGTGCTGTCCGGTCGGATTCAGATTATGGCAATAATGGCATGGCGTCTTTCCTGGCCGCAGCACGCAGAGAGGGGATCTGTGTGGAATACTCTGAAGCTTTCTATCGGACCAACCCACGTAGCAGGATCCAGAGAGTAGCTGACGTTATCCGCAG GTCAACAGCTATGGTTGTTGTGGCATTTACATCCCCTGGAGATCTGAGGATTCTGCTAGAGGAGCTTTCTCTTGAGCCATCTCCACCTCGCCAGTGGATAGGCAGTGAGGCATGGGTAACAGACCCAGACATGCTGAGGTTCAGCTTCTGTGCTGGAGCTATTGGATTTGGCATTGAGCAATCAGTCATCCCAGGTCTGAGAGACTTCCTGCTGGACCTCTCTCCCTCTAAAGTGGCTGCCTCTCCACTGCTCACTGAGTTCTGGGAGGATGCATTCAACTGCAGGCTGAGAAAAA GGGCAGACACAAACGAGAGAGTGTGTGATGGAAGTGAAGAGATAAAGACGCTCCAGACTCCATACACTGACACATCTCAGCTCCGGATCACTAACATGGTATACAAGGCTGTTTATGCAATAGCATATGCCATTCATAATGCAGTGTGTCAGGAAACAAATTCTACAACTCACTGTGACAAATTCACCAGGATAGAATCTGAAGAg GTTCTTATGCAGTTAAAGAAAGTACATTTTTCGCAAAATGGTTATGATGTGTCATTTGATGCCAACGGGGATCCTGTGGCCAAATATGAGCTGGTGAACTGGCAAAAAACTGAGAGTGGCAACATCGAGTTGGTGACAGTCGGACACTACGATGCATCACTGCCGGTGGGCAGAGAGTTCCGTATCAACAGGAACCTAACCTGGGTGGAAGGCAGCACACAA GTACCTGTGtcagtgtgctctgacagctgtcctCCAGGAACTCGTAAagtgctgcagaaaggaaaaccCATCTGCTGCTATGATTGTTTACCATGTCCTGAGGGAGAGATTAGCAAAGCTAcag attCCTCTGATTGTCTCCCATGCCTCAAGGAGTTCTGGCCTAATGCAGATAGGGACACGTGTCTCCCCAAGCCTGTAGAGTTTCTTTCCTTCAACGAGGTCCTAGGAATCATCCTAGCTGCATTCTCAGTTGGTGGTGCCTGTCTTGCCATTATAACAGCGGCTGTGTTCTATCGTCACAGGACATCCCCGATTGTCAGGGCCAACAACTCTGAGctgagcttcctgctgctcttctctctgactctgtgtttcttatgttcattaactttcattggAGCGCCCTCTGAGTGGTCCTGCATGCTGCGCCACACAGCATTTGGGATCACCTTTGTCCTCTGTATGTCTTGTGTTCTTGGAAAAACAATAGTGGTGTTAATGGCCTTCAGAGCTACACTCCCAGGAAGCAATGTGATGAAATGGTTCGGTCCTCCACAGCAAAGAATGACTGTAGTGTCTTTCACGTTCATTCAAGTTATAATATGTACTATTTGGTTGGTTCTTAGTCCTCCATTTCCAGTGAAAAACCTCACAACATACAAGGAGAGAATCATCCTGGAGTGTGCATTAGGCTCAGCTGTTGGGTTCTGGGCTGTGCTCGGGTACATCGGCCTGCTGGCTGTCTTTTGCTTTGTGTTAGCTGTCCTGGCTCGGAAACTACCTGATAATTTTAATGAAGCCAAGCTGATCACCTTCAGCATGCTGATATTCTGTGCAGTGTGGATCACCTTTATCCCTGCATATGTCAGCTCTCCTGGGAAATTCACTGTGGCTGTGGAGATATTTGCCATTCTGGCCTCCAGTTTTGGACtaatattgtgtatatttgcTCCAAAGTGTTTCATCATATTATTTAAGCCAGAGAAGAACACTAAGAagcatttaatgaacaaaaatcAATCCTGA
- the LOC131969912 gene encoding extracellular calcium-sensing receptor-like has translation MPEPLRCKGRIKPRELRFSRAMIFAIEEINNSTELLPGIRLGYQIYDSCASVPVAVHVAFQLSNGLDPVIYTGDNCSQSGMVMAVVGESGSTPSISMSRIFGRFNIPQVSHFATCACLSDKQQYPSFFRTIPSDQFQADALAKLVKHFGWTWIGAVRSDSDYGNNGMASFLAAARREGICVEYSEAFYRTNPRSRIQRVADVIRRSTAVVVVAFTANADMKILLQELSLEPSPPRVWIGSEAWVTDPDMLRFSFCAGAIGFGIEQSVIPGLRDFLLDLSPSEVAASPLLTEFWEDVFNCRLKKSASTIESVCDGSEDIKTLQTLYTDTSQLRITNMVYKAAYAIAHAIHNAVCQERNSTIQCDKFTRIESEEVLMQLKKVHFSQNGYDVSFDANGDPVATYELVNWQKTESGNIELVTVGHYDASLPVGREFHINRNLSWVEGSTQVPVSVCSDSCPPGTRKVLQKGKPICCYDCLPCPEGEISNVTDSSDCFPCLKEFWPNAERDTCLPKPVEFLSFNEVLGIILAAFSVGGACLAIITAAVFYRHRTSPIVRANNSELSFLLLFSLTLCFLCSLTFIGAPSEWSCMLRHTAFGITFVLCMSCVLGKTIVVLMAFRATLPGSNVMKWFGPPQQRMTVVSFTFIQVIICTIWLVLNPPFPMKNLTTYKERIILECALGSAVGFWAVLGYIGLLAVFCFVLAVLARKLPDNFNEAKLITFSMLIFCAVWITFIPAYVSSPGKFTVAVEIFAILASSFGLILCIFAPKCFIILFKPEKNTKKHIMNKYQS, from the exons ATGCCTGAGCCACTAAGGTGCAAAGGGAG AATTAAGCCCCGTGAACTGCGCTTCTCACGCGCAATGATCTTCGCCATCGAGGAGATTAACAACAGCACGGAGCTGCTGCCGGGCATCAGACTCGGTTATCAGATCTACGACTCATGCGCCTCGGTGCCCGTGGCGGTGCATGTGGCATTCCAGCTTTCAAACGGCCTGGACCCGGTGATTTACACCGGCGACAACTGCTCACAGTCTGGTATGGTGATGGCAGTTGTTGGTGAGTCTGGGTCCACGCCATCCATCAGCATGTCGCGCATCTTTGGGCGTTTTAACATCCCTCAG GTGAGCCACTTTGCCACTTGTGCATGCCTGTCGGATAAGCAGCAGTACCCGAGTTTCTTCAGAACAATCCCAAGTGACCAGTTCCAGGCTGACGCGCTGGCCAAGCTGGTCAAACACTTTGGCTGGACTTGGATAGGTGCTGTCCGGTCGGATTCAGATTATGGCAATAATGGCATGGCGTCTTTCCTGGCCGCAGCGCGCAGAGAGGGGATCTGTGTGGAATACTCTGAAGCTTTCTATCGGACCAACCCACGTAGCAGGATCCAGAGAGTAGCTGACGTTATCCGCAG GTcgacagctgtggttgttgtggCATTTACAGCCAACGCAGACATGAAGATTTTGCTGCAGGAGCTTTCTCTTGAGCCCTCTCCACCTCGTGTGTGGATAGGCAGTGAGGCCTGGGTAACAGACCCAGACATGCTGAGGTTCAGCTTCTGTGCTGGAGCTATTGGATTTGGCATTGAGCAATCAGTCATCCCAGGTCTGAGAGACTTCCTGCTggacctctctccctctgaagTGGCTGCCTCTCCACTGCTCACTGAGTTCTGGGAGGATGTATTCAACTGCAggctgaaaaaaa gTGCATCCACAATTGAGAGTGTTTGTGATGGAAGTGAAGACATAAAGACGCTCCAGACTCTGTACACTGACACATCTCAGCTCCGGATCACTAACATGGTATACAAGGCTGCTTATGCAATAGCACATGCCATTCATAATGCAGTGTGTCAGGAAAGAAATTCTACAATTCAGTGTGACAAATTCACCAGGATAGAGTCTGAAGAg GTTCTTATGCAGTTGAAGAAAGTACATTTTTCGCAAAATGGATATGATGTGTCATTTGATGCCAACGGGGATCCTGTGGCCACATATGAGCTGGTGAACTGGCAAAAAACTGAGAGTGGCAACATTGAGTTGGTGACAGTCGGACACTACGATGCATCACTGCCGGTGGGCAGAGAGTTCCATATCAACAGGAACCTCTCCTGGGTGGAGGGCAGCACACAA GTACCTGTGtcagtgtgctctgacagctgtcctCCAGGAACTCGTAAAGTACTGCAGAAAGGAAAACCCATCTGCTGTTATGATTGTTTACCATGTCCTGAGGGAGAGATTAGCAATGTTacag ATTCCTCTGATTGCTTCCCATGCCTCAAAGAGTTCTGGCCTAATGCAGAGAGGGACACGTGTCTCCCCAAGCCTGTAGAGTTTCTTTCCTTCAACGAGGTCCTAGGAATCATCCTGGCTGCATTCTCAGTTGGTGGTGCCTGTCTTGCCATTATAACAGCGGCTGTGTTCTATCGTCACAGGACATCCCCGATTGTCAGGGCCAACAACTCTGAGctgagcttcctgctgctcttctctctgactctgtgtttcttatgttcattaactttcattggAGCGCCCTCTGAGTGGTCCTGCATGCTGCGCCACACAGCATTTGGGATCACCTTTGTCCTCTGTATGTCTTGTGTTCTTGGAAAAACAATAGTCGTGTTAATGGCCTTCAGAGCTACACTCCCAGGAAGCAATGTGATGAAATGGTTTGGCCCTCCACAGCAAAGAATGACTGTAGTGTCTTTCACGTTCATTCAAGTTATAATATGTACTATTTGGTTGGTTCTTAATCCTCCATTTCCAATGAAAAACCTCACAACATACAAGGAGAGAATCATCCTGGAGTGTGCATTAGGCTCAGCTGTTGGGTTCTGGGCTGTGCTCGGGTACATCGGCCTGCTGGCTGTCTTTTGCTTTGTGTTAGCTGTCCTGGCTCGGAAACTACCTGATAATTTTAATGAAGCCAAGCTGATCACCTTCAGCATGCTGATATTCTGTGCAGTGTGGATCACCTTTATCCCTGCATATGTCAGCTCTCCTGGGAAATTCACTGTGGCTGTGGAGATATTTGCCATTCTGGCCTCCAGTTTTGGACtaatattgtgtatatttgcTCCAAAGTGTTTCATCATATTGTTTAAACCAGAGAAGAACACCAAGAAACATATAATGAACAAATATCAATCCTGA